The Calditerrivibrio nitroreducens DSM 19672 genome window below encodes:
- the bioB gene encoding biotin synthase BioB gives MNMIERIKEKVLSGEEISDGEIRFLIDFPEDNIQPLLNASYEIKRAFFSSKIDLCSIANVKSGLCSEDCKFCAQSAHYKTESSVYEYIGEKKLREAIEFYKNKGVRRFALVTSGKTLDEETFDIVLNNVKLIKDFGLVPDISVGILTKDQLLRLKEVGLNGFHHNLETSRTFFPKICSTHDYDEDVKTVKDAVELGLYVCSGGIFGIGESWEDRVELAYELKSLGVQSVPINFLNPIKGTPLEDRPVMSEVEALKIIAIYRFILPDRQIRVCGGRSRVFNERSKSIILKSGASGIMVGDYLTTTGFPIDSDLKDIKDICNEK, from the coding sequence ATGAATATGATTGAAAGGATAAAAGAAAAAGTACTTTCCGGAGAAGAAATTTCAGATGGAGAGATAAGGTTTCTTATAGATTTCCCGGAAGATAATATCCAGCCTTTACTAAATGCCTCATATGAAATTAAAAGAGCTTTTTTTTCGAGTAAAATAGATCTTTGTTCGATAGCCAACGTAAAAAGTGGCCTTTGTTCTGAGGATTGTAAATTTTGTGCCCAATCAGCCCATTATAAAACGGAATCTTCTGTTTATGAGTATATAGGTGAAAAGAAATTAAGAGAGGCTATTGAGTTTTACAAAAATAAAGGTGTTAGAAGATTTGCACTGGTTACAAGTGGTAAAACTCTTGATGAAGAGACATTCGATATAGTTTTAAATAATGTAAAGCTGATTAAAGATTTTGGTTTGGTGCCGGATATATCGGTTGGTATTTTGACAAAGGATCAGCTTTTGAGGCTTAAAGAGGTAGGCCTTAACGGTTTTCACCACAATCTTGAGACTTCCAGAACATTTTTTCCAAAGATATGTTCCACTCATGATTACGATGAGGATGTGAAAACTGTAAAAGATGCTGTGGAGTTAGGATTGTATGTTTGCTCCGGTGGTATTTTCGGCATTGGGGAAAGTTGGGAAGATAGAGTAGAGCTGGCTTATGAATTGAAATCCCTCGGTGTACAATCGGTACCGATAAATTTTCTTAACCCAATAAAAGGTACCCCTCTGGAAGATAGACCAGTTATGTCAGAGGTTGAAGCTTTAAAGATAATTGCTATCTACCGGTTTATACTTCCAGATAGACAGATAAGGGTTTGTGGGGGAAGAAGTAGAGTTTTTAATGAAAGATCTAAATCAATTATTCTAAAGTCCGGGGCAAGTGGTATAATGGTTGGGGATT
- the hslU gene encoding ATP-dependent protease ATPase subunit HslU, producing MEHLTPKQIVAELDKYIIGQSLAKKAVAIALRNRWRRLQLPQEKRDDITPKNILLIGPTGVGKTEIARRLAKITESPFIKVEASKFTEVGFVGRDVESIIRDLVEIAISEEKVRMREQVLDEARKKAEDILLDRLLPVPTGYVDQNSIAESKEKFRKMLHQGKLDDRNVEIDIEESHPQIEILTNAGIDEISSNLQDIFKNIFPGQKKRRLMKVKDAFIQLEQQEANRMLDMEKVKRNALYKVEHSGIVFIDEIDKICSREGYTKGGDVSREGVQRDLLPIIEGSTIMTKYGMVKTDHILFIGAGAFHIAKPSDLIPELQGRFPIRVELDSLTKEDFIKILKEPENALTKQYRDLLMADEVEIEFTNDGIEKIAEIATELNKTNENIGARRLHTIIEKVLEDISYEAPFGHFAKIVIDSIFVESKLKTILAKQDLSKYIL from the coding sequence ATGGAGCATTTGACACCAAAACAAATAGTGGCAGAGCTTGATAAGTATATTATAGGTCAGAGTTTAGCCAAAAAGGCTGTTGCAATAGCTTTGAGAAACAGATGGAGAAGATTGCAATTGCCCCAGGAGAAAAGGGATGATATCACACCCAAAAATATACTCCTTATTGGGCCTACAGGGGTGGGAAAGACCGAAATAGCAAGAAGATTGGCTAAAATTACAGAATCTCCATTCATCAAGGTTGAAGCAAGTAAATTTACAGAAGTTGGTTTTGTGGGTAGAGATGTGGAGTCTATAATAAGGGATTTAGTGGAGATAGCCATTTCAGAAGAAAAGGTTCGAATGAGAGAGCAGGTGCTGGATGAGGCCAGGAAAAAAGCTGAGGATATTCTATTAGATAGATTACTACCTGTTCCCACAGGTTATGTTGATCAGAATTCGATTGCAGAATCAAAAGAGAAATTTAGAAAGATGCTCCATCAGGGTAAGCTTGATGATAGAAATGTAGAGATTGACATAGAAGAGTCTCATCCTCAAATAGAAATTCTTACCAATGCTGGAATTGATGAAATCTCATCTAATTTACAGGATATATTTAAAAATATCTTCCCCGGACAAAAAAAGAGAAGGTTGATGAAAGTAAAGGATGCATTTATTCAGTTGGAGCAGCAGGAAGCCAATAGAATGCTAGATATGGAAAAGGTAAAACGCAATGCCCTTTACAAGGTGGAACATTCTGGAATTGTATTTATCGATGAGATTGATAAGATATGTTCCAGAGAGGGTTATACAAAAGGTGGGGATGTATCAAGAGAGGGTGTACAGCGGGATCTTTTACCTATTATAGAAGGATCCACAATTATGACAAAATATGGTATGGTTAAAACTGATCATATACTATTTATAGGAGCTGGTGCATTTCATATAGCAAAACCTTCGGATCTCATACCGGAATTGCAGGGTAGATTTCCGATCAGGGTGGAGCTAGATTCTCTTACGAAAGAGGATTTTATCAAAATACTTAAAGAACCTGAAAATGCTCTGACAAAGCAGTACAGGGATCTTTTGATGGCGGATGAGGTGGAGATTGAGTTTACTAATGACGGAATAGAAAAGATAGCGGAGATTGCCACTGAGCTTAATAAAACCAATGAGAATATAGGGGCAAGAAGACTTCATACCATTATAGAAAAGGTTTTGGAAGATATTTCTTATGAGGCTCCGTTTGGACATTTTGCTAAAATTGTTATAGATAGCATATTCGTTGAGAGTAAATTAAAAACTATTCTTGCTAAACAGGATTTAAGTAAATATATTTTATAG
- the hslV gene encoding ATP-dependent protease subunit HslV produces the protein MFEGTTVICVKTNDKTAIGADGQVTFGHTVLKNNAKKIRRLYNGEIVCGFAGSTADAFTLIERFEKKLNEHGGQLLRSCVELAKDWRTDKYLKSLEAMMIAANKDSMYIITGNGDVVEPQHGIAAIGSGGPYAFAAAYALKNNTDLDATEIVKKALDIAGEICIYTNKEIIVEEV, from the coding sequence ATGTTTGAAGGAACTACGGTGATATGTGTTAAAACAAATGATAAAACTGCCATTGGTGCTGACGGTCAGGTTACTTTTGGACATACTGTATTGAAAAATAATGCAAAAAAAATCAGACGTCTTTATAATGGGGAGATTGTTTGCGGTTTTGCCGGATCCACGGCGGATGCGTTTACTCTTATTGAAAGATTTGAAAAAAAATTAAATGAGCATGGTGGTCAGCTTTTGAGAAGCTGTGTGGAGCTTGCAAAAGACTGGAGGACAGATAAATATTTAAAAAGTCTGGAAGCTATGATGATAGCTGCCAACAAAGATAGTATGTATATAATTACCGGAAATGGCGATGTTGTGGAACCCCAGCATGGAATAGCGGCTATTGGTTCCGGTGGACCTTATGCTTTTGCTGCGGCCTATGCATTAAAAAACAACACAGACCTCGATGCAACAGAAATAGTAAAAAAAGCTTTAGATATTGCCGGTGAGATTTGTATTTATACCAATAAAGAAATTATTGTAGAGGAAGTGTGA